One Mucilaginibacter ginkgonis genomic region harbors:
- a CDS encoding MiaB/RimO family radical SAM methylthiotransferase: protein MIDLALPDTKHDESRQGEALMLEPTRKSGGRKLYIESYGCAMNFSDSEIVASILADKGFETTNDFKSADVIFINTCSIRENAEQRVRNRLKEFKVTKYNNPGTVVGVLGCMAERLKSKFLEEEKLVDVVVGPDAYRDLPNLLEKVDGGQRSVNVLLSREETYADINPVRLNTNGINAFVSIMRGCDNMCSFCVVPFTRGRERSRDAISIVEECTDLFNQGYREVTLLGQNVDSYKWVANQVSPTGGDLEGAISFKEGRGEVAVQEDYTQNIVNFANLLEMVAQVSPDLRVRFSTSHPKDITDEVLYTMKKYDNICKYIHLPVQSGNSEVLDRMNRTYTREWYMNRIDAINNILPGCAISTDVITGFCGETEEQHAETLSMMDYVQYDYAYMFMYSERPGTLAAKRYADDIAEDVKARRLNEIIEKQRAHAHVRLQNQLGKVHKVLIEGFSKKSKLDYAGRNDQNAMVIFPVKEGIKPGQYINVLAQSCTSATLIGEIV from the coding sequence ATGATCGATTTAGCGCTTCCGGATACGAAACATGATGAGAGCAGGCAGGGCGAAGCTTTAATGCTTGAACCAACGCGCAAAAGCGGTGGCCGCAAGCTGTATATAGAAAGTTATGGCTGCGCTATGAATTTTTCTGACAGTGAAATTGTCGCATCTATCCTGGCCGACAAGGGCTTTGAGACCACAAACGACTTCAAAAGCGCCGACGTGATCTTTATTAATACCTGCTCCATCCGCGAAAACGCAGAGCAGCGTGTGCGTAACCGTTTAAAAGAATTTAAGGTAACTAAATATAATAATCCGGGGACTGTTGTAGGTGTGCTGGGTTGTATGGCAGAGCGCCTGAAATCTAAGTTCCTGGAAGAAGAAAAATTGGTAGACGTTGTGGTTGGCCCCGATGCTTACCGCGACCTTCCGAATCTTTTGGAAAAAGTAGATGGCGGGCAGCGTTCTGTGAATGTATTGTTGTCGCGCGAAGAAACTTATGCGGACATTAACCCGGTACGCTTAAATACCAATGGTATTAATGCCTTTGTGTCTATTATGCGTGGCTGCGACAACATGTGTTCGTTTTGCGTAGTGCCCTTTACCCGTGGCCGCGAGCGCAGCCGCGACGCGATATCTATTGTTGAGGAATGTACAGATCTTTTTAATCAGGGCTATCGCGAAGTGACCTTATTAGGTCAGAATGTGGATTCTTATAAATGGGTAGCTAATCAAGTCTCCCCTACCGGCGGAGATTTAGAGGGGGCGATCTCCTTTAAAGAGGGGCGGGGAGAGGTTGCTGTCCAAGAGGATTATACTCAGAATATCGTCAACTTCGCTAATTTATTAGAGATGGTGGCGCAGGTAAGCCCCGATCTGCGGGTAAGGTTTTCTACCTCGCACCCTAAAGATATTACCGACGAGGTGTTGTATACCATGAAAAAGTACGACAACATCTGTAAGTACATACACTTACCGGTACAATCTGGCAATAGCGAGGTGTTAGACCGCATGAACCGCACTTACACCCGCGAGTGGTACATGAACCGTATCGATGCCATTAACAACATATTGCCGGGCTGCGCTATTTCTACCGACGTGATCACCGGTTTTTGCGGAGAAACAGAAGAACAGCATGCAGAGACATTGAGCATGATGGATTACGTGCAGTATGACTATGCCTACATGTTTATGTACTCCGAAAGGCCGGGAACTTTAGCTGCTAAACGCTACGCCGATGATATCGCTGAGGATGTAAAAGCGCGCCGTCTGAATGAGATCATTGAAAAGCAACGCGCCCATGCCCATGTGCGTTTACAAAACCAACTGGGCAAAGTGCATAAGGTACTGATAGAAGGTTTTTCAAAGAAATCTAAACTGGATTATGCAGGCCGTAACGACCAAAACGCGATGGTGATCTTCCCGGTTAAGGAAGGGATTAAACCAGGTCAATACATAAATGTGCTGGCACAAAGCTGTACAAGCGCAACCTTGATAGGGGAGATTGTTTAA
- a CDS encoding AsmA family protein, which translates to MAFKFIKKRWQKILAVELIGLAIIVFVIGLLINIYWSPIVSDRLKTIVNNSSDGLYKIDFSDAQLHFLQGKIVIHNINLRPDTATYNRLRSRGLAPNNLIELRLKRLVLKNIHPLRLYFKKELEIGDVIFSAPNVHVTYQLNHLTDTVAKDKRTLYQQIASTLKKVHIGNILFNDVELKYEDRHTAQPKITELRELNFNAIDFLVDSASQFNKKRYLYCSDVTAELYNYIGKSANCLYSYSAKEISFSTKTSQLKAYKCSLVATRKLTEFFKYTYRDQFVFNLDSLQINHFDFQGYNKYHNVHASTVSLTNGGLNIFGNPRLNPKKVNADRINSFPNQAIFNIPIDLKIDTVKVKNIDLVYREYGVKTNREGHIGFYDIAGNMLNITNNKEAVKLNPVTLVKFKSRFMKKAPIETEFTFDLADSLRSYSYKGSLGVMKLSDANPIAVPLGSLSVNGGQCKGLFFDIKADKNSSRGKVTFLYSNLRVHLLKADTVNEKMHHLRIASIIANNGILKRNNPDTIDAEPRSAILNLPRPKNFPFFKTMLQTLISGIKPCTGFDEKTQQAVKARMAQHEIDKALRKQKKALRKARKDREKARRNFYKK; encoded by the coding sequence ATGGCTTTTAAGTTTATTAAAAAACGATGGCAAAAAATTTTAGCTGTTGAACTTATCGGTTTAGCCATTATTGTTTTCGTTATTGGCTTGCTGATAAATATCTACTGGTCGCCAATTGTATCAGACAGGTTAAAAACAATTGTAAATAACTCCTCAGACGGCCTATATAAGATCGATTTTTCAGATGCCCAACTACATTTTCTACAGGGTAAAATCGTGATCCACAATATCAACCTACGGCCGGATACCGCAACCTATAATAGATTGAGGTCACGCGGACTTGCGCCCAACAACCTGATTGAATTGCGCTTAAAACGACTGGTGCTTAAAAATATCCATCCACTGCGCCTTTATTTTAAAAAAGAACTGGAAATAGGCGATGTTATCTTTAGCGCGCCTAATGTGCATGTTACCTATCAGCTAAATCACCTGACGGATACCGTTGCAAAAGACAAACGAACGCTCTATCAGCAAATAGCGTCAACCTTAAAGAAGGTCCACATTGGTAATATTTTATTTAATGACGTAGAACTTAAGTACGAAGACCGCCATACCGCGCAACCAAAGATCACCGAATTGCGGGAGTTGAATTTTAACGCCATTGATTTTTTAGTGGATAGCGCATCGCAGTTTAATAAAAAGAGGTATTTGTATTGCAGCGATGTAACCGCGGAGTTATATAATTATATAGGGAAGTCGGCAAACTGCTTGTATAGTTACTCTGCCAAAGAGATCAGCTTTTCTACTAAAACTTCGCAATTAAAGGCTTACAAATGTTCGCTGGTGGCCACCCGAAAGCTTACCGAATTTTTTAAATATACCTATCGCGACCAGTTTGTTTTCAACCTCGATTCATTACAGATCAATCATTTCGATTTTCAAGGTTATAATAAGTACCATAATGTGCATGCCTCGACGGTTTCGCTTACAAACGGCGGACTAAATATCTTCGGCAACCCGCGGCTCAACCCAAAAAAGGTGAACGCCGACCGTATTAACAGCTTTCCCAACCAGGCAATTTTTAATATTCCCATCGATTTAAAGATCGATACGGTAAAGGTAAAAAATATTGACCTGGTTTATCGCGAGTACGGCGTTAAAACCAATCGTGAAGGGCACATTGGTTTTTATGACATCGCCGGCAATATGCTTAACATTACCAACAACAAGGAGGCTGTAAAGCTTAATCCCGTAACGTTGGTAAAATTTAAATCGCGCTTTATGAAAAAGGCGCCTATCGAAACAGAATTTACCTTTGACCTGGCGGATAGTTTACGCAGCTATTCTTACAAAGGCAGCCTGGGCGTAATGAAACTGTCTGACGCGAACCCGATAGCCGTTCCGCTGGGTTCATTAAGTGTAAATGGCGGGCAATGCAAGGGGCTGTTCTTCGATATAAAGGCTGACAAGAATAGTTCGCGCGGGAAGGTGACATTTTTGTACAGCAACTTACGGGTTCATCTATTAAAGGCCGATACCGTGAACGAGAAGATGCATCATTTGCGTATAGCCTCCATTATTGCCAATAACGGCATTTTAAAACGCAACAACCCCGACACCATTGATGCTGAGCCACGCAGCGCCATACTGAACCTTCCCCGGCCAAAAAACTTCCCGTTCTTTAAAACCATGCTGCAAACGCTTATAAGCGGCATAAAGCCCTGTACCGGTTTCGACGAGAAAACCCAGCAGGCGGTAAAAGCACGCATGGCACAACATGAAATAGACAAGGCCTTGCGCAAGCAAAAGAAAGCATTACGAAAAGCGCGCAAAGACAGGGAAAAGGCGCGAAGAAATTTTTATAAAAAATAA